The Plectropomus leopardus isolate mb unplaced genomic scaffold, YSFRI_Pleo_2.0 unplaced_scaffold18267, whole genome shotgun sequence genome includes a window with the following:
- the LOC121965029 gene encoding peptidyl-tRNA hydrolase 2, mitochondrial-like, with protein MDLPYGPLGLGLVAGLSCGLLIGWQLRARLGSTSKTLMTAMGNGTGEASVMGEGGEFKMILVVRNDLKMGKGKVAAQCSHAAVSAYKQVQRRKPELLKQWEYCGQPKVVVKAPDEDTLIELLAHAKEVGLPVSLIQDAGRTQIAPGSRTVLGIGPGPADLVDKVTGDLKLY; from the coding sequence ATGGACTTGCCGTACGGTCCACTGGGTCTGGGTCTGGTAGCAGGACTCAGCTGTGGGCTCCTCATCGGCTGGCAGCTTCGGGCTCGCTTGGGCTCCACATCCAAAACCCTGATGACGGCGATGGGGAACGGCACCGGTGAAGCGAGCGTGATGGGAGAAGGCGGCGAGTTCAAGATGATACTGGTGGTCCGAAACGACCTGAAGATGGGTAAAGGGAAGGTGGCCGCCCAGTGCTCCCACGCCGCCGTGTCGGCTTACAAACAGGTTCAGCGCAGGAAGCCGGAGCTTCTGAAGCAGTGGGAGTACTGCGGCCAGCCCAAGGTGGTGGTGAAGGCGCCCGATGAGGACACCCTGATTGAACTGCTCGCTCACGCCAAAGAAGTTGGGCTTCCCGTCAGCCTGATTCAGGACGCAGGAAGGACACAAATTGCGCCCGGATCGCGCACCGTGCTGGGTATCGGTCCAGGCCCGGCGGATCTGGTGGACAAAGTCACTGGAGACCTGAAGCTC